Part of the Sphingobacterium sp. LZ7M1 genome, CACTGGAGCCTTAGCCTTGGCCGGTGCATAGTCAAAATCAGACTTCCAATAAGCCAAGTAGCTTTTATCAGCAAACAATTTTTTGATCTGCGATTTGCTATAGCTTTTATTTGTCTCTAAAAATTCCAGGTAGTCCTGATTGGTGACAGGGAAGACATCCAGATAGAAAGCTTTCACTGCAACGGGACGCTTATCTGCAGTACCATATAATGGCACATAGCTACCCTTTTTGATCAGGACCATATCTTGTGCTTGGGCGGCATGAAAACTGAGCAGGCCCAACAGTAGATATCTAAAAATTTTCCACATCATCAATTCTCCTAGAGTCTGGCGAAGCTACATCACAGCTCCCAAACGATATTATTTTGCGCGACGATCCCTCACATTAATAGGAGTTACGAAAGTCTTATTATTGTCCCAATTGTTATATACATAGTTCAACACATCGGCAACTTCTTGATCAGACAAAGCCTGTCCTGGCATGACTGAGTTATATTTCTCGCCATTGACGGTTATCTCACCCTTCAAACCGAACAAGACCGCATCGATTGCTTTTTCTTTATTGTTGTTCAAGAAATCAGACTTTGCCAATGGAGGGAATACACCTTTGATCCCTTGTCCTTCACTCTGGTGACAAGCCAAACAGGTTCTGCCAAAGATTGCTTTTCCATCTGCAATGGATTGATTTGGTGTTTTGGCAATAACGGATGTTTTCCTAGCCTTTTTAGGCATATGTTGAATGGTACCTCCTTCTGGCAGATAGATTCCTTCCATGATTTTACCCGAATAGATCTGGTGGTTTTCTTCACCTTCCACTTTCAGCATACCCAAGGCACCTTTGTTGAAGGCACGGAATATGGAGTGATCCACCAACACCAGGGTACCCGGTACTTCGACCTTAAACTCTACCATGGCGGCACCACCTGCGGGAATCAGGGTTGTTTGGACATTTTCGTTGATCAGATCACCGCCTTCCACATGCACTCTATCAAATATTTCACCGATAACATGGAAAGAGGAAACTAAGTTAGGACCACCATTTCCAACGAAAAGACGGATGGTTTCACCAACTTTGGCCTGAAGGGCATTTTCATTGACCAAAGCACTTACATTACCATTGAAAACTACATAATCAGCTTCTTCTTTGATGGCTTTATTCATATCAAATGCCTGTAAGCCTTGCTCACCATAGGAACCTTCGGTGTAGAAATCACCCTGCATCACATAAAATTCCTTATCCACTGGAGGCAATCCACCTTCTGGTTCGACAAGGATCAAACCGTACATTCCATTGGCAATGTGCATACCTACAGGTGCTGTAGCACAGTGATAAACAAAAAGACCAGGGTTCAAGCATTTAAAGGAAAATGAAACCTCATGCCCAGGCGCAACCAATGAGGATTCAGCACCACCACCGGGACCTGTTACGGCATGTAAGTCAATATTGTGAGGCAGTTTGTTGTCGGGATGGTTTTTAAGCAAAAAGTCAACCTCATCCCCTACTCTGGCGCGAATAAACTGGCCAGGAACGGAACCTCCAAAAGTCCAATAGGTATATTTAACCCCATCGACCATCTCACCTTCTAATTCCAATATTTCAAGGCTTACTTTTAGTTTTGCAGCATCTCGTTTACCGACAGGTTTCGGCACTAAGGGTGGCGAAGTAAGCTCCGCTACGATTTCCCCTTTGACCGGAATCTTGGTCGTATCGATCTGTTTATTTTCTGCAGAATGCTTACAGGCAGTAAATGCCATGGTAACCCCCAATAGTATACTAAATAAAGTGACTTTGTTTTTCATGTTTCAGCATTATTGTTAATTTATCTTCCTCTTTCTTAATAATTAAAAATACCGCAAAATTGAGTGTTTTTAAATGACACTAACCATACAAAAAAGTGGCCTTCATTACATTTTCATGACAAAATTCCTGACGAAAATCATGCACCATAAAAGCTGGCTAAAAACGGAAAAAAGAGGCTTTGGGAGAGCCTCTTTTTTCAATAAAAAATTTATTCAACGGTGTTTAAGGATTTTTGCTGGCGCAAAAATTGAGTCAAAATTTATGGAGAATCTTATTTCGTATTTTCCTCTAATCGGATGGATTTGGGAAATAGGATATTGTTTTCTAAGTGTATATGTTTATGCAGATCTTGTTCAAAGTCGCGGAGCATATCAAAGGCAACACGATAGGTATTGCAGGCATCTTCTGGTGCAGTATAATTGTCTGTCAATTCAGCAATTTTTGCAAAGCGGCCACCTTCAGTTTCGTGTTCATGGATCATCATGCTGATCGGGTTCTGAACGGAGCCGAATCCTGGCTGAACATAGGCTGCTGGATTTGATTTTGTTTCCTCTAATTTTTCAATATATGGGAAAAGAATCTTTTCTTCTTTTTCCAAGTGATGACCTAGGTCCACCGCACTTTCTTCGAACAATTTATTGATTTCATAGAGTTCAGGATGTCTTTCACCATGTACACGAGCCACTTTATTTAGGTAAGCCAAAAGAACCGGTGTTTTTTCCCGCACATATCTATGATGTGTTTTTACGATATAGGATACCAATAAATCCGAAGGCCATGAATTGAAATCTATTTGCTCGCCGGCAGATTCATTCAATACATTGTTTAGGTCATCCAATAAGCTATCCTTATTGATCCCTTTTTTATCGGCAACTGTTCCAATGGCAACTTGGCCACCACAACAGAAGTCCATTCCATACTTGGTAAATACAGCAGCTGTTTTAAAATTCTTTGCCACAACATTACCGATTTTTTCATTTATTAAGTTTTCCATGATTTTATTGTTTATTATTTTTAAGTGTTAAATCAAATACAAACCAAGCACATGCAAATACCCCGATGGCAAAAATGATGTCCCCAGGGGTCCGCATCCATTTCAGGAATACCATACCAGGTTCTTGCATCAACTCGGCCGAACGGGCATACCACATACCCTGCCCAATACTTTCAATGGCTTGCCAGATTCCTACAGGCAGCAAACTGAGGAGCGCCATTCCCAGCAATCCGATATTTAAGCTCCAGAAACCGACCTTGATCAATTTATCATTCCATTTGACATCGCGATACAGGCTTCGAAGTACAAAAAGCATCAAACCAATCCCAAGCATTCCATAGACACCGAATAATGCGGTGTGACCATGTAAAGGCGTGGTATTTAAGCCTTGCACAAAATAAAGTGCAATTGGCGGATTGATGATAAATCCAAAGACTCCTGCTCCCAGGAAGTTCCAGAACGCAACGGAAATCAAGAAATAGATTGGCCATTTGTAATCTTCCAACCATTTTGTGGCTTTTGAAATCTTATAGTTATGGTAGGCTTCAAATCCAATGATGGTCAACGGAACAACTTCCAAAGCACTGAAGGTGGCACCCAAGGCCATAACTGCAGTTGGCGTTCCTGAGAAATATAAATGGTGAAAGGTTCCGAGGATACCGCCCGACAGGAATATGATGGTGGAGAACAATACACTGGAAGTTGCACTCTTAGGTTTCAATAATCCTAAGCGAACGAACAGGAATGCCATAACCACGGTTGCAAATACTTCGAAGAAACCTTCTACCCATAAATGCACTACCCACCAACGCCAATATTCCGCAATGGCTAAATTTGTCTGTCTACCCCACATCAGACCTGCTCCATAGAACAGGGCGATGGCCGAACAGGAAATAAGGAACATCACGATCAGGTTCTTTTCTTCGCCACCATTTTTCAAGATCGGCAACAATGGTCTCACCATTAAGGCTAACCAGACGAAGAGACCAACGAAAAGGAAAATCTGCCAGAACCTTCCTAGGTCCACATATTCATAGCCTTGATGGCCAAACCAGAAGTTTTGGACCAAGTCCAGTTTTTGCATGACACCGTACCATTGCCCAAACATGGAACCAACCACGATGATCAGTAGCGCGATAAAAAGAAAGTTCACGCCGAAGACCTGGAATTTAGGGTCCTTTCCGGAAACTGCTGGCGCAATGTAAAGCCCTGTAGCCAACCATGCGGTTGCAATCCAGAAGATGGCTAATTGGGTGTGCCAGGTACGGGTAACCGAATAAGGAAGGAATTGATCGATCGGAATTCCGTACAGCCCATCCCCTTCTACACCATAGTGAGCAGTGACAATCCCTAAACCGACCTGTACCAGCATCAAGAGACTGACTATCCAGAAGTATTTCTTCACCAACTTCATGGATGGTGTAACCCCCTGTCTCAACAAAGGATCTTCAGCTGGATAGAGCAGTTCATCTTCAGCCCCGGCCCTAACTTGCCATATAACCAAAGCACCCACACAAAAGATCAATAAGATGATACTTACTCCTGACCAAGCTAATAGGTCCATGGTCATTTCGTTGCCCACTAATTTTTCGTTAGGCCAGTTATGGGTATATGAAACCTTAGAATCGGGCCTTTCGGTCACGGTCGCCCAAGTAGCCCAGAAGAAAAAGGCATTCATCTTATGCATCCTTGCTTCATCCTTGATGGAATTCACCGGAATGGCATAATCCTTTCTCAACTGGTCGAATTTGGGATCATTGGTAAATAACCCTTTGTAATACTCAGAAAGTGCTTTGATGGCAGATACTCGATCAGAATCAACAGTAATGGTATTCCTAGCTGCATCGAAGGTATTCTTCCTGATCTTAGATTTTAAGCGGGTTGCCAACATGGCCTGTTGATCTTCGCCTATTTCATCATATGGTTTAGAAAATTCATTATTTGCATAGATGTCCAATATATGTAAGGCTTCGCGGTGCAACCAATCTGCAGTCCAGTCTGGAGCGACATAAGCACCATGCCCCCAAATGGAACCTACTTC contains:
- the ric gene encoding iron-sulfur cluster repair di-iron protein — translated: MENLINEKIGNVVAKNFKTAAVFTKYGMDFCCGGQVAIGTVADKKGINKDSLLDDLNNVLNESAGEQIDFNSWPSDLLVSYIVKTHHRYVREKTPVLLAYLNKVARVHGERHPELYEINKLFEESAVDLGHHLEKEEKILFPYIEKLEETKSNPAAYVQPGFGSVQNPISMMIHEHETEGGRFAKIAELTDNYTAPEDACNTYRVAFDMLRDFEQDLHKHIHLENNILFPKSIRLEENTK
- a CDS encoding nitric-oxide reductase large subunit, encoding MKREKKLWWAFILVVVLSFSVLLYYGYEIYQVSPPIPEKIVDESGETIFTEQDIKDGQNIWQSIGGQEVGSIWGHGAYVAPDWTADWLHREALHILDIYANNEFSKPYDEIGEDQQAMLATRLKSKIRKNTFDAARNTITVDSDRVSAIKALSEYYKGLFTNDPKFDQLRKDYAIPVNSIKDEARMHKMNAFFFWATWATVTERPDSKVSYTHNWPNEKLVGNEMTMDLLAWSGVSIILLIFCVGALVIWQVRAGAEDELLYPAEDPLLRQGVTPSMKLVKKYFWIVSLLMLVQVGLGIVTAHYGVEGDGLYGIPIDQFLPYSVTRTWHTQLAIFWIATAWLATGLYIAPAVSGKDPKFQVFGVNFLFIALLIIVVGSMFGQWYGVMQKLDLVQNFWFGHQGYEYVDLGRFWQIFLFVGLFVWLALMVRPLLPILKNGGEEKNLIVMFLISCSAIALFYGAGLMWGRQTNLAIAEYWRWWVVHLWVEGFFEVFATVVMAFLFVRLGLLKPKSATSSVLFSTIIFLSGGILGTFHHLYFSGTPTAVMALGATFSALEVVPLTIIGFEAYHNYKISKATKWLEDYKWPIYFLISVAFWNFLGAGVFGFIINPPIALYFVQGLNTTPLHGHTALFGVYGMLGIGLMLFVLRSLYRDVKWNDKLIKVGFWSLNIGLLGMALLSLLPVGIWQAIESIGQGMWYARSAELMQEPGMVFLKWMRTPGDIIFAIGVFACAWFVFDLTLKNNKQ
- the nirK gene encoding copper-containing nitrite reductase, translating into MKNKVTLFSILLGVTMAFTACKHSAENKQIDTTKIPVKGEIVAELTSPPLVPKPVGKRDAAKLKVSLEILELEGEMVDGVKYTYWTFGGSVPGQFIRARVGDEVDFLLKNHPDNKLPHNIDLHAVTGPGGGAESSLVAPGHEVSFSFKCLNPGLFVYHCATAPVGMHIANGMYGLILVEPEGGLPPVDKEFYVMQGDFYTEGSYGEQGLQAFDMNKAIKEEADYVVFNGNVSALVNENALQAKVGETIRLFVGNGGPNLVSSFHVIGEIFDRVHVEGGDLINENVQTTLIPAGGAAMVEFKVEVPGTLVLVDHSIFRAFNKGALGMLKVEGEENHQIYSGKIMEGIYLPEGGTIQHMPKKARKTSVIAKTPNQSIADGKAIFGRTCLACHQSEGQGIKGVFPPLAKSDFLNNNKEKAIDAVLFGLKGEITVNGEKYNSVMPGQALSDQEVADVLNYVYNNWDNNKTFVTPINVRDRRAK